From Gloeocapsa sp. PCC 73106:
ATAATTAGGAGAAAAAGCAGTGACCACCGTTGTTTTCTTTAAAGCTCTACCTCTGTTGCCTTTACCGTAAGTAAAATTGCTATCGTAGTTAGCTAACTCAGGTGTGAGCGTTGCTCCACAAGAAAAAGGCGTTGTAGTTCCTGCTCTACAAGCATATTCCCATTCGGCTTCTGAGGGTAATCTACAAATTTTGCCCAGTTTTGATGAGACTTCACTGCAAAAATTGACCGCATCTCGCCAGCTAACCGATTCTACGGGTAAATTGAAACCTTGAAAATGAGAAGGGTTACGATTGGTGATAGCCAAATATTGCCCTTGAGTAATGGGATATTTACTCATCAAAAAAGTAGGGACGGTCACTTGATGTGGTGGTCCTTCATCATCACCTCTGTCTACCTCAGTTAAAGGAGAACCCATCATGAAAGTACCCCCAGGTATGTAAACTAAATCCAGATTAACACCAGGCTTTAAAGCGACGCTAGTGTATTGAGCTCCTTTGAGTACGCTTTTAGTAGTAAGAACTTTATTTATGCCTAAAAACCCCGAATGTTGCACCTCATCAACTATCACTACCTCGAAACTAAAATTGTTAAACTCACTCTGATTATCCTCTTTTTGGGGTGAAGTGGGTACGGATTGATATATTTCAGTTTGTGGTATATTAACTAGGGTAGGCTTGGCAGATATCGGTGAGGTCAGACCTTTTAAATCTGCTAATACTTCCGTTGTGAATTGGTAACGTTGTTTACTTCTAGGTTCAACCAATTTATCTAAGATTTTGCCTAACTGTTCATCTACTTCATTCTGATAAAGATAATCTCGCCAACACCAGACAAATTCAGATGTATCATACAGCTCAAAAGGACTAATCTGAGTTAACAAATACAAGCAAGTCACCCCTAAACTGTACAAATCGCTACAGGGTTGAGCTTTACCCTTCGCTTGTTCTGGCGCTATGTATTCCATCGAACCGATGATTGTACCGGTAACGCTTAGAGGGGTTATTTTCGCATTTTTAGCCGCTCCAAAATCCACCAAGACTAGCTTGCGATCGCGCGCTCTTCTGAT
This genomic window contains:
- a CDS encoding bifunctional serine/threonine-protein kinase/formylglycine-generating enzyme family protein, with amino-acid sequence MSQCLNPDCLTINPGNTNFCQKCGSKIILQERYRAVKIIGQGGFGRTFLAVDEGKPSKPNCVIKQFFPAAQGTDNVEKALQLFEQEAVLLDELGNHDQIPELLSYCGHEGRQYLVQEYIAGQNLAQALAQEGVFNQTEIRNLLSDILDVLNFAHSKDVIHRDVKPENIIRRARDRKLVLVDFGAAKNAKITPLSVTGTIIGSMEYIAPEQAKGKAQPCSDLYSLGVTCLYLLTQISPFELYDTSEFVWCWRDYLYQNEVDEQLGKILDKLVEPRSKQRYQFTTEVLADLKGLTSPISAKPTLVNIPQTEIYQSVPTSPQKEDNQSEFNNFSFEVVIVDEVQHSGFLGINKVLTTKSVLKGAQYTSVALKPGVNLDLVYIPGGTFMMGSPLTEVDRGDDEGPPHQVTVPTFLMSKYPITQGQYLAITNRNPSHFQGFNLPVESVSWRDAVNFCSEVSSKLGKICRLPSEAEWEYACRAGTTTPFSCGATLTPELANYDSNFTYGKGNRGRALKKTTVVTAFSPNYFGLCDLHGNIWEWCLDTWHNSYQGAPNDGSAWIDGGQYNQDRLIRGGSWVNFPQVCRSANRAYTTWDKVRDTIGFRIVVEL